A genomic region of Mesorhizobium sp. NZP2077 contains the following coding sequences:
- a CDS encoding DUF2285 domain-containing protein, whose translation MKRKVQDEVPWSDSLTAYDNEHFTIYMRLLDASADDASEDEMAQLVLGIDPMREPERARMAVRSHLDRANWMVTTGYKELFARRPTPGELFQSS comes from the coding sequence ATGAAACGCAAAGTCCAAGACGAAGTCCCCTGGTCGGACAGCCTGACCGCTTACGACAATGAGCACTTCACCATCTATATGAGGCTCCTGGACGCGTCTGCCGACGATGCCAGCGAAGACGAGATGGCGCAGCTCGTCCTCGGCATCGATCCGATGCGAGAACCTGAGCGCGCCCGAATGGCGGTTCGCAGCCATCTCGATCGGGCAAACTGGATGGTTACGACTGGATACAAAGAACTGTTCGCGCGCCGACCGACTCCAGGTGAGCTATTCCAATCATCTTAG
- a CDS encoding DUF2285 domain-containing protein: MITADGRQHVMLRNAHRDLQLVVEGAEVLRPVQLSVDAILPADRMRQHLNALECLNAFHATGQFPDRLFPPEARASRLRFVLQALDGSLGGASHRQIAMALLARQRVQADWTDPRNHLRDRIRRAVRRGHMLMDRGYRDFLV, encoded by the coding sequence ATGATCACGGCGGACGGTCGACAGCACGTCATGCTGCGAAATGCTCACCGGGACCTCCAACTTGTCGTGGAGGGCGCGGAGGTTTTGCGCCCCGTTCAGCTTTCCGTCGACGCGATCTTGCCCGCCGATCGGATGAGGCAGCACCTGAATGCGCTCGAATGCCTCAATGCTTTTCACGCGACTGGACAATTTCCCGACAGGCTGTTTCCCCCCGAAGCGCGCGCTAGCCGTCTGCGCTTTGTTCTTCAGGCGCTCGACGGCTCGCTAGGCGGGGCATCGCATCGCCAAATCGCAATGGCCCTGTTGGCTCGACAACGCGTCCAGGCCGACTGGACGGATCCGCGCAACCACCTTCGCGATCGAATCCGCCGTGCCGTCCGGCGCGGTCACATGCTCATGGATCGTGGCTATCGGGATTTCCTCGTCTAA
- a CDS encoding DUF6499 domain-containing protein, giving the protein MAMIGNDADWPDWQDEKSYRYTRHLTRRGWAWEFLRRNPAFQRDCRHALEHAEFAERWFEVEVVRSSLDLTQWGLLFRKLVEA; this is encoded by the coding sequence ATGGCTATGATAGGTAATGACGCCGACTGGCCGGACTGGCAGGATGAGAAATCTTATCGCTATACGCGGCACCTGACGCGACGCGGCTGGGCCTGGGAATTCCTGCGGCGCAATCCGGCATTCCAGCGTGACTGCAGGCACGCGCTTGAGCACGCAGAATTTGCAGAAAGGTGGTTCGAGGTAGAAGTGGTGAGATCGTCGCTCGATCTCACGCAGTGGGGGCTCCTGTTTCGCAAGCTCGTTGAGGCCTGA
- a CDS encoding LuxR family transcriptional regulator codes for MQLVFETLLEQLSLSVDEVDFHNALASAAGAFDIPAFAYLSLVSDRVTKPTLISNYHSGWTSHYLRHQYERIDPVIEWARCSECPFQWGPGFGHAGTSKRQQQLFDEATEFGICCGLTIPLVDRRGGVAAMTFAADRLDPTFLRVAEQYEQALEIMAMCFHIGVRRKLSGGLAVDGVSLTPREYECLEWTAKGKSAWEIGCILGIKERTAAFHLDNAKKKLGVRTKNQAVTLLASSRSSIL; via the coding sequence ATGCAGCTCGTCTTCGAAACTTTGCTGGAACAGTTGTCTTTGAGCGTTGATGAAGTCGACTTCCATAACGCGCTGGCGAGCGCAGCCGGCGCTTTCGACATTCCCGCATTCGCCTATCTGTCTCTGGTGTCTGATCGCGTCACAAAACCCACGCTGATATCGAACTATCATTCCGGCTGGACGTCGCACTACTTGCGCCACCAATATGAAAGGATCGACCCGGTCATAGAATGGGCAAGGTGCAGCGAATGTCCCTTTCAATGGGGACCGGGATTCGGCCATGCCGGCACTTCAAAGCGACAGCAACAGCTTTTCGATGAGGCTACCGAATTCGGCATCTGCTGCGGACTGACGATTCCACTTGTTGATCGCCGCGGCGGTGTCGCTGCGATGACCTTCGCGGCAGACAGGCTCGATCCAACCTTCCTGCGCGTCGCCGAGCAATATGAGCAGGCGCTCGAGATTATGGCGATGTGTTTTCACATTGGCGTTCGCCGCAAGCTTTCGGGTGGTCTGGCGGTGGATGGTGTTTCGTTGACGCCCCGTGAGTACGAATGCCTGGAGTGGACGGCGAAGGGCAAGTCCGCCTGGGAGATCGGCTGTATCTTGGGGATCAAGGAGCGCACGGCCGCTTTCCATTTGGACAATGCCAAGAAGAAGCTCGGCGTGCGCACCAAAAATCAGGCAGTGACACTACTGGCCTCCTCACGATCATCAATTCTCTGA
- a CDS encoding aminotransferase, with amino-acid sequence MRLSNLGTEQLREKDRSFVFHPSTHLAKHSRGETPNRIMAGAEGVYIWDTEGRKSLDGFGGLYCVNMGYGCTEIAEAIARQAHELPFAHVYASQGTEPVALLAEAVVEYFGQNMRRVFFGLSGSDANETNIKLVWYYNNILGRPEKKKIISRHRGYHGSGLVTGSLTGLAFFHNFFDLPLDLVRHTTTPHHYRQAHDGESEQAFSKRCADELEALILAEGPETVAAFIGEPVLGTGGIVPPPKGYWTAIQSVLDKYDILLIADEVVCGFGRTGEKFGSHLYGMRPDFVTIAKGLSSAYLPISGSVIGDRVWSVLEQGTEKHGALGHGWTYSGHTLCAAAALANIRLLKERNILEHVGDVGPYWHARMNAELAGHPIVGEVRGVGILSAVELMRDPKQRIPFESDLQVGVRAAAALFENGVIGRAMPHGDILGFAPPLIITRKEIDIIVDATAKSVETTYRALKAEGAI; translated from the coding sequence ATGCGGTTGAGTAATCTGGGAACCGAGCAACTCAGAGAGAAGGATCGAAGCTTCGTCTTTCATCCGTCTACGCATCTGGCCAAGCACAGCCGAGGCGAGACCCCAAATCGGATCATGGCCGGTGCGGAAGGCGTGTACATCTGGGATACCGAAGGCCGAAAGAGCCTCGACGGTTTCGGTGGGCTCTACTGCGTCAATATGGGATATGGCTGCACGGAAATTGCCGAGGCCATTGCCCGGCAAGCACACGAATTGCCGTTCGCCCATGTCTATGCAAGTCAAGGAACAGAGCCAGTCGCCCTCTTGGCAGAGGCCGTGGTCGAGTATTTTGGTCAGAACATGCGAAGGGTCTTTTTCGGCCTTTCCGGCTCCGACGCCAACGAAACCAACATCAAACTGGTCTGGTACTACAACAACATTCTAGGCCGTCCTGAAAAGAAGAAGATCATCTCGCGACATCGCGGTTATCATGGGTCTGGGCTGGTCACCGGGAGCCTGACAGGCCTTGCCTTCTTCCATAATTTCTTCGACCTGCCGCTAGACTTGGTACGCCATACCACGACGCCGCACCACTATCGCCAGGCGCATGACGGCGAAAGTGAGCAAGCGTTCTCGAAACGCTGCGCGGATGAACTTGAAGCCCTTATCCTGGCTGAAGGCCCGGAGACCGTTGCAGCTTTTATTGGAGAGCCGGTGCTTGGGACAGGCGGTATCGTTCCACCCCCAAAAGGATACTGGACCGCTATTCAAAGCGTGCTCGACAAGTACGATATCCTGCTGATCGCTGACGAGGTGGTTTGCGGGTTTGGACGAACCGGTGAGAAATTCGGTTCCCACCTCTATGGCATGCGGCCGGACTTCGTGACCATCGCCAAGGGTTTGAGTTCCGCCTACCTGCCCATCTCCGGGTCAGTCATTGGCGACCGCGTCTGGTCGGTCCTGGAACAAGGAACAGAGAAGCACGGCGCCCTCGGCCATGGCTGGACATATTCGGGTCACACGCTTTGCGCTGCGGCCGCGCTCGCCAATATTCGACTGCTAAAGGAAAGAAATATCCTGGAGCATGTCGGCGATGTCGGCCCGTATTGGCATGCCCGCATGAACGCCGAACTGGCGGGACACCCCATCGTTGGCGAGGTTCGTGGTGTCGGAATCCTCTCCGCCGTAGAGCTGATGCGAGATCCAAAGCAGAGAATACCGTTTGAATCCGATCTTCAGGTCGGGGTTCGAGCCGCCGCTGCTCTGTTCGAGAATGGTGTCATCGGCCGTGCCATGCCACACGGCGATATCCTCGGCTTTGCCCCGCCTTTGATCATCACTCGGAAGGAGATCGACATAATCGTCGACGCAACCGCGAAATCAGTCGAGACGACCTATCGCGCGCTGAAGGCCGAGGGTGCGATATGA
- a CDS encoding Lrp/AsnC family transcriptional regulator, protein MKSKPNPARLDAWDFRILSEIQSDGRISKSELAKRVHLSASACSERLRALEVAGIIEGFYARLSPALIGGMVFVMVEVVLERHRLEDQRHFETAIGEFPEILDCWAIGGRIDYLMRVASPSMAAYQGFMEGLLQAGLGIDQYYSLVVTKPIKSNSPIPLSALRRR, encoded by the coding sequence ATGAAGTCGAAACCCAATCCTGCGCGCCTGGACGCTTGGGACTTCCGGATTCTCTCAGAAATTCAGTCAGACGGCCGGATTTCAAAAAGCGAGCTTGCAAAACGAGTTCATCTTTCGGCGTCGGCCTGTTCGGAGCGGCTCCGTGCACTCGAGGTCGCAGGGATTATTGAGGGGTTTTACGCGCGGCTGAGTCCGGCCCTCATCGGCGGCATGGTCTTTGTCATGGTGGAGGTCGTGCTGGAACGTCATCGCCTCGAGGACCAAAGACACTTCGAGACTGCGATCGGAGAATTTCCGGAAATCCTGGATTGCTGGGCTATCGGCGGGCGGATCGATTATCTGATGCGCGTCGCATCTCCTTCTATGGCTGCGTATCAGGGTTTCATGGAGGGACTGCTGCAGGCAGGCTTGGGGATCGATCAATATTACAGTCTTGTCGTGACCAAGCCAATCAAGTCCAATTCACCAATCCCCTTGTCCGCACTAAGGCGACGGTAA
- a CDS encoding fumarate hydratase: MGNSTRTIAGKDITRSVADALQYISYYHPPDYIRSLSHAYTREQSPAAKNAIGQILLNSRMAAFGRRPICQDTGLVVVFAKVGMDARIKSTVSFADLVNQGVRQAYLDPDNPLRASIVADPLAGRVNTRDNTPAVVHVDLVQGNQIEISIAAKGGGSENKARFTTLNPSASVSDWVIDTVSTLGSGWCPPGLISVGIGGSAEKAMLLAKEAMNQPIDMAELIARGPSGAEEALRIELYERINALGIGAQGLGGLTTVVDVKVATYPTHAASKPVALIPQCAANRHLNFTLDGSGPIRLEPPDLRAWPDIGTDELSPAGVRRVNLDALTKEETASWRCGETLLLSGKMLTGRDAAHKRMVELIDAGRPLPFDLKGRVIYYVGPVRAVRDEVVGPAGPTTSSRLDDFTEKVLAETGLFAMVGKAERGRDAIESIVRHKTPYLIAVGGAAYLISKSIKSARLIAFEDLGMEAVYEFEVQDMPVIMAVDVEGNSIHNSGPLEWRKRMAADGIARNIGV, from the coding sequence GTGGGAAATAGCACACGGACCATTGCTGGCAAGGACATCACAAGGAGCGTCGCCGACGCTCTTCAGTATATCTCATACTATCACCCTCCAGATTATATCCGGTCTCTTTCTCACGCATACACGCGCGAACAGAGTCCAGCGGCGAAGAATGCCATCGGGCAGATTCTGCTGAACTCCCGCATGGCGGCATTTGGGCGGCGGCCGATCTGCCAGGACACCGGCCTTGTGGTGGTCTTCGCGAAGGTTGGTATGGACGCCCGCATCAAATCAACGGTCAGTTTCGCAGACCTCGTGAATCAGGGCGTCCGTCAGGCATATCTCGACCCTGACAATCCCCTTCGGGCATCGATCGTTGCCGATCCGCTCGCCGGACGGGTCAACACCCGTGATAACACGCCGGCGGTCGTCCACGTTGACCTTGTGCAAGGTAACCAGATTGAGATCAGCATTGCCGCAAAAGGCGGCGGCTCAGAGAACAAAGCACGTTTTACCACCTTGAACCCCAGCGCCTCCGTTTCCGACTGGGTGATTGACACAGTCTCGACGCTTGGAAGTGGGTGGTGTCCGCCCGGACTGATCTCCGTTGGCATCGGTGGTAGCGCTGAAAAGGCGATGCTGCTGGCCAAGGAGGCGATGAATCAGCCCATCGATATGGCGGAATTGATTGCCAGGGGGCCTTCAGGCGCGGAAGAGGCACTGCGGATTGAACTTTATGAGCGGATTAACGCGCTGGGCATCGGCGCCCAAGGCCTCGGTGGCCTGACGACAGTCGTCGACGTTAAGGTTGCGACCTATCCTACCCATGCGGCGTCCAAGCCCGTGGCGCTCATTCCGCAATGCGCCGCCAACCGGCACCTGAACTTTACCTTGGATGGCTCTGGACCAATCAGGCTGGAGCCGCCCGATTTGCGCGCATGGCCCGACATTGGAACCGACGAATTGAGTCCAGCCGGCGTGCGAAGAGTCAACCTCGATGCGTTGACCAAGGAAGAGACGGCATCGTGGCGCTGTGGTGAAACGCTCCTTCTGTCCGGCAAGATGCTGACAGGCCGTGACGCCGCCCACAAGCGAATGGTCGAGTTGATCGACGCCGGCAGGCCGCTTCCGTTCGATCTGAAGGGACGCGTTATCTACTACGTTGGACCCGTCCGCGCCGTGAGGGATGAGGTCGTCGGACCGGCTGGCCCAACAACCTCCAGCCGCTTGGACGATTTTACAGAGAAGGTGCTCGCCGAAACTGGGCTTTTCGCGATGGTGGGTAAAGCGGAGAGAGGACGGGATGCCATCGAGTCGATTGTAAGACACAAAACGCCGTATCTCATCGCAGTGGGCGGGGCTGCCTACCTGATATCAAAATCAATCAAGTCAGCGCGGCTCATTGCCTTCGAAGACCTGGGCATGGAAGCAGTCTATGAATTCGAGGTGCAGGATATGCCCGTGATCATGGCTGTCGATGTTGAGGGAAACTCCATTCACAATTCCGGGCCTCTTGAGTGGCGCAAGCGCATGGCGGCAGACGGCATCGCACGCAACATCGGCGTTTGA
- a CDS encoding NAD-dependent succinate-semialdehyde dehydrogenase produces MSDARSHELFINGKWRAGGSRATLPVINPATEKVFASVASATVSDLDETLASAERSRNAWSSRPAKERAEILVAAARVLATKIEAAARDLSAEQGKTIAEATGEYTRAVETLEWNGRHAEELSASIPMAPNRMIVPEPLGVVAAFTPWNYPAVLIARKLAPALAAGCPVILKGAEETPSVAVHIVESLRQAGVPDGVVNLVFGVPVHISRHLLSSPIVKVLTFTGSTAVGKQLAMLAANNLQRCILELGGHSPVIVCEDADLAKTIPAISEYKFECAGQSCNAPSRIFVARSRYEEFLSRMTEAVRKIRIGLPDDAATDMGPMANARRIEAMQRLTKDAVERGARIETGGARLDRPGFYWPPTILTGVPKEARVLHEEPFGPILTVAPFDALEEAIEEANATEYGLAAYFFTDAADTQRKLTNSLSAGAVSVNYLKGVSADAPYGGVKQSGYGYEGGEQGVRSFQILKMVNGLSSFG; encoded by the coding sequence ATGTCAGACGCCAGGAGCCACGAGCTCTTCATCAACGGCAAATGGCGGGCCGGTGGTAGCAGAGCCACATTGCCGGTGATTAATCCGGCAACGGAGAAGGTATTTGCCTCGGTGGCCTCGGCGACGGTGTCGGATCTGGATGAGACCCTCGCTTCGGCAGAACGCAGCCGCAACGCTTGGTCTTCACGGCCTGCAAAAGAGCGTGCCGAAATCCTGGTAGCAGCCGCAAGAGTCTTGGCAACGAAGATTGAAGCAGCAGCCAGGGACCTGTCGGCCGAACAGGGAAAGACGATTGCCGAAGCGACAGGTGAGTACACGCGCGCCGTTGAAACGCTGGAGTGGAACGGCAGGCATGCCGAAGAGCTGTCGGCCTCGATTCCGATGGCCCCGAACCGGATGATCGTCCCGGAGCCGCTCGGTGTCGTTGCTGCGTTTACGCCCTGGAACTATCCGGCCGTTCTCATCGCCCGCAAGCTTGCCCCCGCGCTGGCGGCAGGCTGCCCGGTGATCCTCAAAGGGGCTGAAGAGACACCGAGCGTGGCTGTCCATATCGTTGAATCATTGCGCCAAGCAGGCGTTCCGGACGGCGTGGTCAATCTGGTCTTCGGCGTGCCGGTGCATATATCGCGGCATTTGCTCAGTTCGCCGATCGTGAAGGTCTTGACTTTCACCGGTTCAACCGCTGTTGGAAAACAGCTGGCCATGCTCGCGGCGAATAATTTGCAGCGCTGCATTCTTGAACTCGGTGGGCACTCTCCGGTTATAGTGTGCGAGGATGCAGACCTGGCAAAGACCATACCGGCGATCTCGGAATACAAGTTCGAGTGCGCGGGCCAGAGCTGCAATGCGCCCAGCAGGATTTTTGTCGCTCGGTCCCGCTATGAGGAATTTCTGTCCCGGATGACGGAGGCGGTCCGCAAGATCAGGATCGGCCTACCAGACGACGCTGCAACGGACATGGGTCCGATGGCGAACGCCCGGCGAATCGAAGCCATGCAGCGTCTGACCAAGGATGCGGTCGAACGAGGCGCCCGCATCGAGACCGGTGGCGCCCGCCTCGACCGACCGGGCTTTTACTGGCCGCCAACCATCCTTACGGGTGTACCGAAGGAAGCGAGAGTGCTTCATGAAGAGCCGTTCGGACCGATCCTCACTGTGGCGCCGTTCGACGCGCTCGAGGAGGCGATCGAGGAAGCCAACGCCACCGAGTATGGTTTGGCCGCTTACTTCTTCACGGACGCTGCCGATACGCAACGAAAGCTGACCAACAGTCTTTCTGCGGGAGCTGTCAGTGTGAATTACCTTAAAGGGGTTTCAGCGGATGCGCCTTATGGAGGCGTCAAACAGAGCGGCTATGGATATGAAGGAGGCGAGCAAGGGGTGCGGAGCTTCCAGATCTTGAAAATGGTCAACGGCCTCAGCTCATTTGGATGA
- a CDS encoding LysR family transcriptional regulator — translation MEIRQLKYFVGVVEAGSFTKAAAFLNIAQSALSLHVRQLEEGFGTQLLIRDRTGVSVTASGAKLLERARAILKEIRLTEAELTNTAASPAGEVTIGIPSGAARVLSGPLLESVRAELPRVSLKMIEGMTGPLEEWMAAGRFNLAVLYRTADSVARMTVLAREELCLVVPSGEPPFEDSISLADLHAFPLAVPMRNNNVRRSVADVVAQHGCALDVKFEVDSLSTIINMVIEGKAHSILAPSAVQKEASQGLVRTVKIVDPVITRSVVLAVNPKDERSAAVSAVRKLIPKVARELIESRAWAAAAPDAA, via the coding sequence ATGGAAATTAGGCAGTTAAAATACTTCGTCGGCGTAGTCGAAGCAGGCAGCTTCACGAAGGCCGCTGCGTTCCTCAATATTGCTCAGAGCGCTCTGAGCCTGCATGTGCGTCAGTTGGAGGAAGGTTTCGGCACTCAGCTGCTGATACGCGACAGGACCGGCGTGAGCGTGACGGCGTCAGGAGCCAAACTGCTCGAACGAGCGCGGGCAATTCTCAAGGAAATTCGACTCACCGAGGCGGAATTGACCAACACAGCCGCTTCCCCTGCCGGGGAGGTGACCATTGGCATTCCGTCCGGAGCCGCTCGCGTGCTGAGCGGCCCCCTGCTCGAATCAGTGAGAGCCGAACTGCCGAGGGTCTCACTAAAGATGATCGAGGGTATGACGGGACCGCTGGAGGAGTGGATGGCTGCTGGCCGCTTCAATCTGGCAGTTCTCTACCGCACTGCGGATAGTGTGGCACGAATGACAGTCTTGGCGCGCGAAGAGCTCTGTCTCGTGGTGCCGTCAGGTGAACCGCCTTTCGAGGATTCGATATCTCTGGCGGATCTACATGCGTTCCCGCTCGCGGTTCCTATGCGCAATAATAATGTCAGACGTTCGGTGGCTGACGTCGTCGCACAACACGGTTGCGCGCTGGACGTCAAGTTTGAAGTGGACTCGCTCTCAACGATCATCAACATGGTTATAGAAGGAAAAGCCCATTCTATTCTCGCCCCCTCGGCCGTTCAAAAAGAAGCCTCTCAAGGGCTGGTTAGGACGGTCAAAATCGTCGATCCGGTGATCACCCGTTCCGTCGTGCTTGCCGTGAATCCCAAAGATGAGCGTTCTGCAGCCGTCTCCGCGGTCCGCAAGCTCATCCCCAAGGTCGCTAGAGAATTGATTGAGAGTCGGGCCTGGGCAGCCGCGGCACCTGACGCGGCCTGA
- a CDS encoding CoA ester lyase, translated as MIKDTFPAIESAMSVPRWRSLLFVPAHVPRFVKTAHERGADGVILDLEDSVPQNQKGEARRQLQESVTKVGRNGASVLVRVNRGLRALAADLEAAIFAGVNALVLPKVESAEWVMEVADAVTELEHERNLDAGSVRFVALIETPGALTRLTAIASAHPRMAAMALGPEDFSAAVGGTPGPELLLGPNLSVLFAARARGLLPLGFVGSIGEFSDTQKFRDVVIQARRLGFVGALAIHPTQVAILNEAFSPSAEEFEWANRVLAAERDAAAEGRGAFALDGKMVDAPVVRRAREIIAMDPKAELGV; from the coding sequence ATGATCAAGGACACCTTTCCGGCCATTGAAAGCGCTATGTCTGTACCCCGCTGGAGATCCCTGCTCTTCGTTCCCGCTCACGTTCCGCGCTTCGTTAAGACGGCCCATGAGCGGGGTGCAGATGGCGTCATTCTCGACCTGGAGGACTCTGTTCCCCAGAATCAGAAGGGCGAGGCACGGCGGCAGCTCCAAGAATCCGTGACAAAAGTGGGTCGCAACGGCGCGTCGGTTTTGGTCCGGGTGAACCGTGGCCTGCGCGCGCTGGCTGCCGACCTTGAAGCAGCGATCTTCGCAGGCGTTAATGCGCTTGTCCTTCCCAAGGTGGAGTCGGCCGAGTGGGTGATGGAAGTCGCTGATGCCGTGACGGAACTTGAGCACGAAAGGAATCTTGACGCGGGAAGCGTTCGGTTCGTCGCCCTGATCGAAACTCCGGGGGCATTGACGAGACTCACGGCAATAGCTTCGGCCCATCCACGGATGGCCGCGATGGCGCTTGGCCCGGAAGATTTCAGCGCGGCCGTTGGCGGGACACCAGGTCCGGAGCTTCTTTTAGGACCGAACCTTTCGGTCTTGTTCGCCGCCCGCGCGAGAGGTCTGCTGCCTCTGGGATTCGTTGGAAGTATCGGGGAGTTCTCGGACACGCAGAAGTTCCGCGATGTCGTCATACAGGCAAGGCGGCTCGGTTTCGTCGGAGCGTTGGCAATTCATCCGACACAAGTTGCCATCCTGAATGAAGCCTTCTCCCCTAGCGCAGAGGAGTTCGAGTGGGCCAACCGTGTGCTCGCGGCCGAAAGGGATGCTGCGGCAGAGGGTAGAGGTGCTTTTGCCTTGGACGGAAAGATGGTCGATGCCCCGGTTGTCAGGAGGGCCCGTGAAATCATCGCCATGGACCCGAAAGCCGAGTTGGGCGTTTGA
- a CDS encoding CaiB/BaiF CoA-transferase family protein → MQKSLEGITVVAVEQAVAAPYASSRLADAGARVIKIERPEGDFARNYDKLVRGQSAYFVWLNRGKESVCLDLRTEGDRAVLDTLIAGADVFIQNLKPGSIEKLGFGSKDLRRRFPRLITCDISGFGVTGPYSHLKAYDLIVQAETGLCAITGTQQGPARVGVSVCDISAGMNAHSAILQALYHREVTGEGTSIQVSLFDAVADWMNVPVLQNDYSGYHTVRAGVKHPSLAPYGAYRCADGKEVIFSVQNDREWVNFCEKFLKLPKLIRAPGFADNMERLVHRAQLDEIIERRFSKLQCHEAMQELEAAGLAYGRLNEVADVSKHPHIRKVQVGTPEGTIETIAPAAIFNAEHPLLRPVPALGAHTEAVREEVLVRLRERAASA, encoded by the coding sequence ATGCAGAAGTCTCTTGAGGGTATCACCGTCGTTGCTGTGGAGCAGGCGGTTGCTGCGCCTTACGCTTCGTCTCGCCTTGCTGACGCTGGCGCCCGGGTGATCAAGATCGAGAGGCCCGAAGGGGATTTTGCCCGAAATTACGACAAGTTGGTGCGGGGTCAGAGCGCTTACTTCGTCTGGCTAAACCGGGGTAAGGAGTCGGTCTGTCTGGACTTGAGAACTGAGGGGGACCGCGCCGTCCTGGACACGCTCATTGCCGGTGCCGACGTCTTTATCCAAAATCTGAAGCCGGGCAGTATCGAAAAACTGGGGTTCGGGTCTAAGGATCTCCGTCGGCGATTTCCGCGTCTGATCACCTGCGATATCTCCGGTTTCGGCGTCACAGGGCCGTACTCCCATTTGAAGGCCTATGATCTCATCGTCCAGGCCGAAACTGGTCTGTGTGCGATCACCGGGACGCAACAGGGGCCCGCCCGTGTGGGTGTGTCGGTTTGCGACATCTCGGCAGGCATGAACGCGCATAGCGCCATTCTTCAGGCGCTATATCACCGCGAGGTCACTGGCGAAGGGACAAGCATCCAGGTGTCACTGTTCGATGCCGTCGCCGACTGGATGAACGTGCCGGTTCTTCAAAACGACTACAGCGGCTATCACACGGTGCGCGCAGGCGTGAAACACCCGTCGCTCGCGCCATATGGTGCCTATCGCTGTGCCGACGGCAAAGAGGTCATCTTTTCGGTTCAGAATGACCGTGAATGGGTGAATTTTTGCGAGAAGTTCCTGAAGCTGCCGAAGCTTATACGCGCACCTGGTTTCGCCGATAATATGGAGCGCCTCGTTCACCGTGCGCAACTTGATGAGATCATCGAACGGCGCTTTTCCAAACTGCAATGCCACGAAGCGATGCAGGAGCTTGAGGCAGCCGGGTTGGCATATGGCCGACTGAACGAAGTCGCGGATGTTTCAAAGCACCCACACATTCGCAAGGTGCAGGTCGGAACACCCGAAGGGACCATCGAGACGATCGCTCCCGCGGCGATCTTCAACGCTGAGCACCCCTTGCTGCGCCCTGTCCCGGCTCTTGGCGCTCATACCGAGGCTGTCCGCGAGGAGGTTCTGGTACGTTTGCGCGAAAGAGCCGCATCGGCGTGA